The Brachyhypopomus gauderio isolate BG-103 chromosome 17, BGAUD_0.2, whole genome shotgun sequence genome includes a window with the following:
- the stard9 gene encoding uncharacterized protein stard9 isoform X3, whose product MANVKVAIRVRPLNSRESVDGGKIAVQVEDKVVRVRNVKLDGRVDGRSEAPGDCRQRLLEFSFDYCYWSVNPEASSYASQEEVFQDLGASVLAGASEGYNVCLFAYGQTGSGKTYTMMGTPDSIGLTPRICQGLFRSDIDSPDGQNCRVEISFLEIYNERVRDLLRRTDQKKPAPLRVREHPDKGPYVQGLSQHVVSDYKQAVELLEEGIANRITAATHVHDASSRSHAIFSIQYTQAILEDNLPSEIVSKINLVDLAGSERADPQYCRDRITEGANINKSLVTLGIVISALAQNSQMCSSSQSINSVLSEGEGSTMGSQSSSLSGSGRRLCFIPYRDSALTWLLKDSLGGNSKTIMIATISPSCSSYSETLSTLRYAAHARNIVNKPRVNEDASVRLIRELREEIDRLKAMLLSFSLRNTSPCLSDERDGSLSDVVLQNELKVEQLTKDWSEGWRDSRALLERYSVDINQDRAGVQIHSLLPHLIALETDVLSTGVTIYHLREGVTRIGPQDENEEGPHIVLPEGSVCEIENQNGVVTLRPLLHSVCTVNSRDVTEPCRLAQGAVITLGGIHKFRFNHPAEAAALRERRRTGEGGLRCSSSVLDLLACSLRTEGAGSQELGDGPPPRQRLEEQQRYVDSLQKEIRVEQRRVERDLEREQAHLCQQRTDIQQWILEEKQHLSAIREKGTLESGVQTDLIPLPTLKRVSQETPEEGDPETVNPLLIVVAVRKQVVQEELLKHHALRRAENRIRRKRLHCQLERIARKRHLLEAKRELQRLENALGMDALSSIELTSPSKCRGRPMLLRRHSFSADLLSRLYPHHTPIISSQSLRRNRSCESTASLSRFTCPEKWGTDEHLSDPMTRGRSNTMPSRYGQGTSSRVGSSENLKTFPKEDGTSGVMTDGKAHSSSPESLVRNHAGDHNTSSQTTQESDNRESKRVLPIIKQPITQKYSSKGTKGLPCGKSKGLETIRKALSRSVGSGIKTALSKVFRKPPLSLKGGRSAKSANRAKAQCIGEGNKDLGDTKTTQQKCSIKTTVSCEGLAQLTSLKDKKQRRWHSSESLTNNTGKWVKKQQELNEWVEDDDEDSSDGDSLFSADSLSSAYASALAERLKQENREPSEAESEDSQMSKDSLVMESGRKRDTAGLLPEASRSSCHSFRSSFNLQSCTQREDFKNSKEMPTEAFWSLHGSPKLVAKQPSQPVSESTASSNASVREPDNSPALTDAWSSTDAADSPRNLRSTGGFMKEALHTPAESSSLQSSASLDLSRTVNESEGQRSPCSATLQEHQSSESETSLEYFWKETVSTSCSRPESTILNVSNELLSNSKTKCITQEACITENVVNSLWADPSSDTDTHQHDTLCTNKSTPPASESLEAHDVDVLVANTYSKENDVIPSEASSGGFPVESFDNYLQSSTANQTILDEEHIVPSNGENVFMKRCSKQEEHFTQSLQEIRCVESFDAFQYNSDASGNINGVAKNDGHHSSVEHLHSSSGIHPENVWGKNGCFMLSNEEQHLLVTHCSEGESSQKSQSKKEHPANETGNVVGDGKALLQYQGVSDFSSMGSCLENNVAGDTKDCTVEMNTKDKNYNEVANTLKKWYTQLNHESHGVSSEHSKQSSLIAHDVSTGNRQIPNSCVGSLPLCESAVIESKAAVKFGSSTSKDSADQLSPITNGTSTSSSSYKNRGNLDPRSEVSSVENNTETQNSSSPAGSCTSDRRSALRSAQQHISPHDLIDYKMSIEGVKHHTEREVLDNGKFQNTGLSINEKISEVVNEHLNMSLKVEAGEDTSRELEPNNKMSTAISMENLEKIQSKYEITSESSQTLLCETEPEALTEMNTRVDTAPGSLQKEYSHTEEEIALYHNENGFNCPSRSMENCNVEMEDSDNHILNKPVPYAFKGQGLGKNKSPKASVVLSIESTENYPDYSKAKQQNDSISQVIKQRSKPLQPTSMSTYIECSDNLAPRSETSTSVRAESGLGLGVCTQEKAPARNGSLEMPSSSKLNDVQASAQYSDIMVDHLTSEVNLSKSEAALSKSDKASNVDMTAEFQQLLEVSTTAHLDTDPKIQFTKKIQCSFNSDLCHKAAEGYFQAAGSVPFNKPDHQECTPEDLGKVHISITQDDKIEENTSSVITNIKNKNHTYYGKLNKDPTVSQPSQALLKSCTASQPQRDGQPQILQKVIVDRKTYNGCQPEEQSECKEDSKHHRIAKINEDEERLESTYPLCVCSSSTMINSAGSARGAEQIYTEEVNKHKAKSTATSDHSMSLNINPGRHHKIKTELSQKVTVGEDGPRFPSCCSNDVRLRIKPKRYRRAHFTAPPSSSTDSTPDSSFDESAKAQIHQLSMAIQVKPGTSADGKQNALVPNESDSVSPDKLCALSAVRIESRLRHSNPLETDIANPRAGVTIGHTAGVAEENCLRERPSHLATKIFKAGLSNNDEAVYLSNCSKHVSHDNKQKEAPSFDSDRMQNKETTIHFASSDINPFIHTKKADELLGALSKNQAFGSAVNMSCLLSPLESSDKPITRCCSVDNGLNVQNSPFNSHLSSYAIHKGLSSTLSSVEDSNEHSCAESQLKGFCQAPFGFHETTVATLSSDSYHDASDTAHSSGQVDEIVLVYSSDHESQEGGHKGSSKCDHGTQTFMSDEVLEKKMRHRRSHTQVPESRQKHAASTTWASLQNMSEHLSELILNTSDLLGNIQCMRSGERCLMHEHSAEKSCDVSKMYRDRYCTKDGSTQTVVDIGIQTEDPSVLMKQCRVLKQSPGVENTKAHEVNVIVKVIGTDSCGVSKQDRVTKSYRDQCENRQSFESIKSMQDLRPDGSPPSVQLDEKLEVLAPKVLSLRTVAPNQNYPKSKASPAATVDHVVSNPSSRCFGVCAHRRGSLEILVRDNKLNHTEVKPKTCPEKQILVMDRASSPILTVEVPSRFHKGKAKSSQYLSNNKMNKRYRPSETQPSMMSKDLLESKQMSITEYKVPCQTGHFYIHQNEKVCDNRQARSVSLESLNDISYISADGSVAHSVESMSSSHTCTQNERKTQFHRGAAQPVLPVYSPLDSYSSSAKQRQLENCSQKQMKSSTPIKRSYRNNMLECNHKVSDGMGTCWNDVSKRIFQRQDEDAVSLSSSECNTDVLVSINPLTDASPIKEDQQLPKDLPMHNKFTNWSGINQQPPAELSIKNNPTMKKNSGANTKNLHTSLVETDRIGYRQRPEFMEATDKRTREIEKLRKDREQVLASMCLDLSSPQLSVELKEAKLHYGLGETDTMLKLLKTSPREEPVISTKQQLYDRSSDLNLRHRRSMDSLRKEREARLQTCRRARSLSPSKHPNSSLHEVVQAQRPSPSRRREHLQQIRQEVVEASRVPDPQRRGSQCPLDIELLLRDYTRAREDARAEIARARERLRERTEQEKRRLQQRGLAQAVKDDLRLRTHVSNSTLCTGSNLSLSSGPTSGYNSSNAALLKDSTSPSLQIPGISDSEFRVGSRPPVIPFQSFKAPRVWLSAQDVHLETSPSGLELQSSSSPLSPPARQRTSSVGRPSSISSSFQDIADCTLSSALSEVRLASGGDLRNLLAGKAAAGWRYQGVERGVQIFHRPSTRPTAHGFLGAMELDRPLANVWSLIRDHSKTHLYNQSLRSAWTRPLDDSTQLVYLLTDPTNCHLKQPRDFCCLSTESKQDDMWVLAMQSVFEESLPRPNMDTIRAEMLPSAWVLQPSQEQDRVVLKVIYLLQVDLGTPSLPSKFLNVVAQKQAAVIADLGSFLSM is encoded by the exons ATGGCAAACGTAAAAGTCGCGATTCGAGTTCGTCCTCTAAACTCAAG ggagagtgtggatggagggAAGATCGCTGTCCAGGTGGAGGACAAAGTGGTGAGAGTAAGAAATGTGAAG CTGGACGGGCGTGTAGACGGGAGGTCGGAGGCTCCAGGCGACTGCAGGCAGAGGTTGCTGGAGTTCAGCTTTGATTACTGTTACTGGTCCGTGAACCCCGAGGCGTCCAGCTATGCCTCACAGGAGGAG GTCTTCCAGGATCTGGGCGCGTCTGTGCTGGCTGGGGCATCCGAAGGTTACAATGTCTGTCTGTTTGCTTATGGGCAGACAGGCTCTGGGAAgacctacaccatgatgggcaCGCCA GATTCTATTGGACTGACCCCGAGGATCTGTCAA GGTCTCTTCAGATCTGATATCGACTCTCCCGATGGGCAGAACTGCAGAGTTGAAATTag TTTTTTAGAGATCTATAATGAACGCGTACGTGATCTTCTCAGAAGGACGGACCAGAAGAAGCCGGCGCCCCTGCGTGTGCGCGAGCACCCAGACAAGGGGCCGTATGTGCAGG gTCTCTCCCAGCACGTGGTGTCGGATTACAAGCAGGCGGTGGAGCTCTTGGAGGAGGGCATTGCTAACCGCATCACAGCGGCCACACACGTCCACGACGCCAGCAGCCGATCGCACGCCATCTTCAGCATCCAGTACACACAG GCTATTCTAGAAGATAACCTCCCCTCTGAAATAGTGAGCAAGATCAACTTAGTGGACCTGGCTGGCAG TGAGAGAGCGGACCCTCAGTACTGCAGAGACCGCATCACCGAAGGAGCCAACATCAACAAGTCTCTGGTCACTCTGGGCATTGTCATCTCTGCGCTCG CCCAGAACTCTCAGATGTGCAGCAGCAGTCAGAGTATTAACAGTGTGCTGAGCGAGGGGGAGGGCAGCACCATGGGCAGCCAATCCAGCTCCCTGTCCGGCAGTGGCCGCCGCCTCTGCTTCATCCCCTACCGAGACTCCGCCCTCACCTGGCTCCTGAAGGACAGCCTGGGCGGCAACTCCAAGACCATCATGATCGCCA cCATCTCCCCCTCCTGCAGCAGTTACAGTGAAACTCTCAGCACACTCCGCTACGCAGCTCATGCCAGGAACATCGTGAACAAGCCGAGAGTCAATGAG GACGCCAGCGTGAGGCTGATCAGGGAGCTTCGGGAGGAGATCGACCGGTTGAAGGCCATGCTGCTCAGCTTCTCCCTG AGAAACACCAGCCCGTGTCTGAGCGACGAGAGAGACGGTAGCCTGTCTGACGTAGTGCTGCAGAACGAACTGAAG GTGGAGCAGCTGACTAAAGACTGGTCAGAGGGCTGGAGGGACAGCCGTGCTCTGCTGGAGCGCTACAGTGTGGACATTAACCAGGACAGAGCCGGAGTTCAGATCCACTCCCTCCTTCCCCACCTCATCGCGCTGGAGACAGACGTACTAAGCACGGGAGTCACCATTTACCACCTCCGG GAAGGGGTCACCAGAATTGGACCTCAGGATGAGAACGAGGAAGGACCCCATATTG TCCTGCCAGAGGGTTCGGTGTGTGAAATAGAGAATCAGAATGGGGTCGTGACCCTCAGGCCCCTCCTACACAGCGTCTGCACGGTCAACAGCAGAGACGTCACTGAACCGTGTAGACTTGCACAAG GAGCAGTGATAACGTTAGGAGGGATCCATAAGTTCCGCTTCAACCACCCAGCGGAGGCTGCGGCCCTGCGAGAGAGGAGACGG ACCGGTGAGGGAGGTCTACGCTGTAGCTCCTCAGTGCTGGACCTGCTGGCCTGTTCTCTGAG GACGGAGGGAGCAGGTAGTCAGGAGCTGGGTGACGGGCCTCCACCCAGGCAGCGGTTGGAGGAGCAGCAGCGCTACGTGGACAGTCTGCAGAAGGAGATCCGGGTGGAGCAGAGGCGGGTGGAGAGGGACCTGGAGAGGGAGCAGGCCCACCTGTGTCAGCAGCGCACTGACA TCCAGCAGTGGATCTTGGAGGAAAAGCAGCATCTATCTGCCATCAGGGAGAAGGGAACGCTGGAATCAGGGGTGCAGACGGATCTAATTCCTCTTCCCACGTTAAAACGTGTTAGCCAGGAGACTCCAGAGGAAGGTGACCCAGAAACAGTGAACCCCTTGCTGATCGTGGTGGCTGTTAGGAAACAGGTGGTGCAGGAGGAGCTCCTGAAACACCACGCGCTTCGAAGGGCCGAGAACCGCATTCGCCGCAAGAGGCTGCACTGTCAGCTGGAGAGGATTGCTCGAAAGCGCCACCTGCTGGAGGCAAAGCGAGAGCTCCAGAGGCTGGAGAATGCACTTGGGATGGACGCATTGTCGTCCATTGAGCTGACATCTCCTTCAAAGTGCAGGGGACGGCCGATGTTGTTGCGAAGGCATTCTTTCTCTGCTGATCTTCTGTCTCGACTGTACCCTCATCACACACCCATCATCAG CAGCCAGTCTCTAAGGAGGAACAGGTCGTGCGAGTCCACGGCATCATTGTCTAGGTTTACATGTCCTGAGAAGTGGGGAACTGATGAACATCTTTCAGATCCAATGACTAGAGGCCGCTCCAACACTATGCCCTCAAGATACGGTCAAGGGACCTCTAGTAGAGTAGGTTCCTCTGAGAACCTCAAAACATTCCCAAAAGAAGATGGAACATCTGGTGTAATGACTGATGGAAAAGCTCATTCATCGAGTCCTGAATCATTAGTCAGGAATCACGCAGGGGATCATAACACATCTTCACAAACTACACAGGAGTCAGATAACAGAGAATCCAAACGGGTACTACCAATAATAAAACAACCAATAACACAAAAATACTCATCCAAGGGTACCAAAGGTTTACCCTGTGGCAAAAGTAAGGGTTTGGAGACAATCCGCAAAGCACTTTCACGATCGGTTGGCTCGGGCATAAAGACAGCATTGTCAAAGGTCTTCCGCAAACCTCCTTTAAGTTTAAAAGGTGGCAGAAGTGCTAAATCAGCTAACAGAGCAAAAGCTCAGTGTATTGGAGAAGGAAATAAAGATCTAGGGGACACAAAGACAACGCAGCAGAAGTGCTCTATAAAAACAACAGTGTCTTGCGAGGGTTTGGCTCAGCTTACCTCATTAAAGGATAAGAAACAGAGACGCTGGCACAGCTCCGAGTCCCTCACAAACAACACGGGAAAATGGGTGAAGAAGCAACAGGAGTTGAACGAATGGGTAGAGGACGACGACGAAGACTCGTCGGACGGCGATAGCCTTTTCTCGGCGGACTCCCTCTCTTCGGCCTACGCCAGCGCCTTGGCCGAGCGGCTGAAGCAGGAGAATCGGGAGCCCAGCGAGGCGGAGAGCGAGGACAGTCAGATGTCCAAGGACTCTCTGGTCATGGAGAGCGGCAGGAAGCGTGACACTGCCGGGCTGCTGCCGGAGGCCAGTCGGTCTTCATGTCATAGTTTCCGGTCCTCGTTCAACCTGCAGTCatgcacacagagagaggaTTTTAAGaactccaaagaaatgcctacAGAGGCTTTTTGGAGTCTCCATGGGAGTCCTAAGCTGGTGGCAAAGCAACCTTCACAGCCAGTATCTGAGTCCACAGCCTCCAGTAATGCCAGTGTCAGAGAGCCAGATAATTCCCCTGCACTTACTGATGCTTGGTCCTCCACTGATGCAGCAGATAGTCCTCGTAACCTCAGATCCACAGGGGGCTTCATGAAAGAGGcactacacacaccagcagagaGCAGTTCCCTCCAAAGCTCAGCTAGTCTTGATCTGTCTAGGACAGTGAATGAGTCAGAAGGCCAAAGGTCACCCTGCTCTGCAACACTTCAAGAACATCAATCCTCTGAAAGTGAAACAAGCTTGGAGTATTTTTGGAAGGAAACTGTCTCCACCTCCTGTTCCAGACCTGAAAGCACTATATTGAATGTGAGTAATGAGCTGTTGAGTAATTCTAAGACAAAGTGTATTACACAAGAGGCTTGCATCACTGAAAATGTAGTGAACAGTCTGTGGGCAGATCCCTCttctgacacagacacacatcaacATGATACACTATGCACTAATAAATCAACGCCACCAGCATCAGAATCTCTGGAGGCCCATGATGTTGATGTGCTAGTAGCCAATACTTATTCCAAAGAAAATGATGTGATACCAAGTGAGGCTTCTTCAGGAGGTTTCCCAGTTGAATCCTTTGATAATTATTTACAGAGCAGCACTGCAAATCAAACTATACTTGATGAGGAACACATTGTTCCTTCAAATGGTGAGAATGTCTTTATGAAAAGATGTTCAAAACAGGAGGAGCACTTTACGCAGTCATTACAAGAAATAAGATGTGTAGAAAGTTTTGATGCTTTTCAGTACAACAGTGATGCCTCCGGAAATATTAATGGTGTTGCTAAAAATGATGGACACCACTCATCTGTAGAACATCTTCACTCAAGTAGTGGTATCCATCCAGAGAACGTTTGGGGAAAGAACGGGTGCTTCATGCTCTCAAATGAGGAGCAGCATCTCTTAGTAACACACTGTTCAGAAGGTGAATCTTCACAGAAGTCTCAAAGCAAGAAAGAGCATCCAGCTAATGAAACAGGAAATGTTGTGGGTGATGGGAAAGCCTTGTTGCAGTATCAAGGAGTGAGTGATTTTTCCTCCATGGGCTCTTGTCTAGAAAATAATGTTGCAGGTGATACCAAAGACTGTACTGTTGAAATGAACACGAAGGACAAAAATTACAATGAAGTAGCAAACACTTTAAAGAAGTGGTATACTCAACTAAATCATGAATCTCACGGTGTATCGAGTGAACACTCAAAACAAAGCAGCCTAATTGCTCACGATGTCTCAACAGGCAACAGGCAAATACCAAATAGTTGTGTTGGGTCTCTTCCTCTATGTGAGTCTGCTGTTATAGAAAGTAAAGCAGCAGTGAAGTTTGGTTCTAGTACTAGCAAAGACTCAGCAGATCAACTGTCGCCAATAACAAATGGCACATCAACAAGCTCATCCAGTTACAAGAACAGGGGGAACTTGGATCCACGTTCAGAAGTGTCATCAGTGGAAAATAACACGGAGACCCAAAACAGCAGCAGTCCTGCTGGTAGCTGTACATCTGACAGGAGAAGTGCACTCAGAAGTGCCCAACAGCACATATCACCCCATGATCTCATTGATTACAAGATGAGTATAGAGGGAGTGAAACATCATACAGAAAGAGAAGTGTTGGATAATGGAAAGTTTCAAAACACTGGGCTTTCAATAAATGAGAAGATATCTGAAGTGGTAAACGAACATCTGAATATGTCTCTAAAGGTAGAGGCTGGAGAAGACACTAGTAGAGAACTAGAGCCAAACAACAAAATGTCCACAGCAATCAGCATGGAAAATCTTGAGAAAATTCAGAGCAAATATGAAATCACGTCTGAAAGTTCACAGACACTTCTATGTGAGACTGAGCCGGAGGCTCTTACAGAAATGAACACCAGGGTGGACACGGCGCCTGGTTCTCTCCAAAAGGAATATAGTCACACAGAGGAAGAAATTGCATTATACCACAACGAAAATGGATTCAATTGCCCATCTAGGTCCATGGAGAATTGTAATGTAGAAATGGAGGACTCTGACAATCACATTTTAAATAAGCCTGTGCCATATGCATTCAAGGGACAAGGCTTGGGAAAAAATAAGTCACCCAAAGCAAGCGTTGTCTTAAGTATTGAATCAACTGAAAATTATCCTGATTATTCAAAAGCCAAACAACAGAATGATTCGATCAGCCAGGTGATAAAGCAAAGAAGCAAACCCCTGCAACCGACATCCATGTCTACTTATATAGAATGCTCTGATAATCTCGCTCCTAGAAGTGAGACAAGCACGTCTGTAAGGGCAGAGTCTGGTCTTGGTTTGGGAGTGTGCACACAGGAGAAGGCTCCTGCAAGAAACGGCTCGCTAGAGATGCCAAGTTCATCAAAACTAAATGATGTTCAGGCTTCAGCACAATACTCAGATATCATGGTAGACCACCTGACTTCAGAGGTAAATCTGAGTAAATCTGAGGCAGCTCTGAGTAAATCTGATAAAGCAAGTAACGTAGATATGACTGCTGAATTTCAGCAGCTATTGGAAGTCAGTACTACTGCACATCTTGACACAGATCCAAAGATTCAGTTTACCAAAAAGATTCAGTGCTCATTTAATTCAGATttatgtcacaaagcagctgaaGGTTATTTTCAGGCAGCTGGTTCTGTACCATTTAACAAACCAGACCATCAAGAATGTACCCCAGAAGACCTTGGGAAAGTTCACATTTCTATCACCCAAGATGACAAAATTGAGGAGAATACCTCTAGTGTCATAACtaatattaaaaacaaaaatcacacataTTATGGTAAGCTAAACAAAGATCCCACTGTTTCTCAACCAAGCCAGGCTCTACTAAAGTCATGTACTGCATCCCAGCCACAAAGAGACGGTCAACCACAGATCCTGCAAAAGGTCATTGTGGACAGAAAAACCTATAACGGCTGTCAACCAGAAGAACAGTCAGAGTGTAAAGAGGACAGTAAGCATCACAGAATCGCAAAGATTAATGAAGATGAAGAGAGGCTGGAGTCCACGTACCCACTGTGCGTCTGCAGTTCATCCACTATGATCAACTCTGCAGGTTCTGCAAGAGGAGCAGAGCAGATATACACGGAAGAGGTGAATAAACACAAGGCCAAATCAACAGCTACTTCTGACCACAGTATGTCATTAAATATAAACCCGGGGAGACATCATAAAATCAAAACTGAATTGAGTCAAAAGGTAACTGTTGGAGAAGATGGTCCAAGGTTCCCTTCCTGCTGTAGTAACGATGTCCGCCTAAGAATAAAGCCAAAGAGATACAGAAGAGCCCATTTTACTGCCCCTCCAAGTTCATCCACAGACTCAACACCTGATTCATCCTTCGATGAGTCTGCCAAAGCCCAAATCCATCAATTGAGCATGGCTATTCAGGTCAAACCTGGTACATCTGCTGATGGCAAACAGAATGCACTTGTTCCAAATGAATCAGACAGTGTCTCACCCGATAAACTATGTGCACTTTCCGCAGTTAGAATAGAGTCAAGGTTGAGACACAGCAACCCTCTGGAGACTGATATTGCAAACCctagagcaggggtcaccaTAGGTCACACCGCTGGTGTAGCAGAGGAGAATTGTCTCAGAGAAAGGCCAAGTCACCTCGCTACAAAGATATTTAAAGCTGGACTGTCAAACAATGATGAAGCAGTTTATTTATCCAATTGTTCGAAACACGTCTCGCATGACAACAAGCAGAAAGAAGCACCATCATTTGACAGTGACCGCATGCAAAACAAGGAAACTACGATCCATTTTGCTTCAAGTGACATCAACCCCTttattcacacaaaaaaagctgATGAATTGCTCGGAGCTTTGTCCAAAAATCAGGCATTTGGAAGTGCTGTCAACATgtcctgtctgctctctccGCTAGAAAGCTCAGACAAGCCTATTACCAGATGTTGCAGTGTGGACAATGGGCTGAATGTCCAGAATTCTCCATTTAATTCTCATCTGAGCAGTTATGCCATCCACAAGGGGCTTTCAAGCACTTTGAGTAGTGTTGAAGATTCTAATGAACATAGTTGCGCAGAGTCCCAACTAAAGGGATTTTGTCAGGCCCCCTTTGGTTTTCATGAGACGACCGTAGCAACTTTAAGTAGTGATTCTTACCACGATGCCTCAGACACAGCTCACAGCTCAGGCCAAGTTGATGAAATAGTACTAGTCTACTCTTCTGACCACGAATCTCAAGAAGGTGGACACAAGGGTTCGAGTAAATGTGATCATGGCACACAGACATTCATGTCTGATGAGGTCCTGGAGAAAAAGATGAGACATAGGAGGAGTCACACCCAGGTCCCTGAGTCCAGACAGAAACATGCAGCATCAACCACATGGGCAAGTTTACAGAATATGTCCGAACATCTCTCAGAGTTGATTCTTAACACCTCTGACCTTCTGGGAAACATTCAGTGTATGAGATCGGGGGAAAGGTGTCTGATGCATGAGCATTCGGCAGAAAAAAGTTGTGACGTTTCAAAAATGTACCGTGACAGGTATTGCACGAAAGATGGCTCCACCCAAACTGTTGTAGATATCGGTATCCAGACTGAAGACCCTTCAGTGCTCATGAAACAATGCAGAGTTCTCAAGCAAAGCCCGGGTGTGGAGAACACCAAAGCTCACGAGGTCAACGTGATTGTCAAAGTGATTGGTACAGATTCTTGTGGTGTGTCAAAACAAGATAGAGTCACTAAGTCTTATAGGGATCAGTGTGAAAATAGACAATCCTTTGAGTCTATTAAAAGTATGCAAGACTTGCGCCCTGACGGCTCACCTCCCTCTGTGCAGCTGGATGAAAAGTTAGAGGTTTTAGCGCCAAAGGTTCTTTCCCTAAGGACTGTTGCACCGAATCAGAACTACCCCAAATCAAAGGCTTCACCCGCTGCCACTGTAGATCATGTTGTTAGTAACCCCTCTTCCAGATGTTTTGGGGTTTGTGCTCACAGAAGAGGCAGTTTGGAGATCTTGGTGAGAGATAATAAGTTAAATCATACAGAAGTGAAGCCAAAGACTTGCCCTGAGAAGCAAATTTTGGTAATGGACCGAGCATCTTCACCGATCCTCACTGTGGAGGTGCCCAGCCGCTTTCATAAAGGAAAGGCAAAGTCTTCTCAATATTTGTCCAACAACAAGATGAATAAAAGGTATAGGCCCTCTGAGACACAGCCATCAATGATGTCCAAAGATTTACTTGAAAGCAAACAAATGTCCATCACTGAATATAAAGTGCCCTGTCAGACGGGTCATTTCTACATACATCAGAATGAAAAGGTTTGTGACAACAGACAAGCACGTTCTGTGTCTCTTGAAAGTTTAAACGACATCAGTTATATAAGTGCTGATGGATCAGTGGCTCACTCCGTAGAAAGTATGAGCTCCTCTCACACTTGCACGCAAAACGAAAGAAAAACACAATTTCACAGAGGAGCAGCTCAACCTGTTTTGCCTGTCTATTCTCCGTTGGACAGTTACTCTTCCTCAGCCAAACAAAGGCAGCTTGAAAACTGTAGCCAGAAGCAAATGAAATCCTCAACACCCATCAAACGAAGCTACAGAAACAATATGCTGGAATGTAACCACAAAGTCTCTGATGGTATGGGGACGTGCTGGAATGATGTGAGCAAAAGAATATTCCAACGCCAAGATGAGGATGCGGTATCATTGTCTTCAAGTGAGTGCAATACAGATGTCCTGGTCAGTATCAATCCACTTACTGATGCCAGTCCCATCAAAGAGGACCAACAGCTTCCTAAAGACTTGCCGATGCACAACAAGTTTACTAACTGGTCAGGCATCAACCAACAACCACCAGCAGAGCTCAGCATTAAAAACAATCCTACTATGAAGAAAAACTCAGGTGCTAATACTAAGAATCTCCACACGAGTCTGGTGGAAACAGACAGAATTGGCTATAGGCAGAGGCCAGAGTTCATGGAAGCGACTGACAAAAGAACAAGAGAAATTGAGAAGTTGCGCAAGGACCGGGAGCAGGTGCTGGCCTCCATGTGCCTGGACCTGAGCTCTCCTCAGCTGAGCGTGGAGCTCAAAGAGGCTAAATTGCACTATGGCTTGGGGGAGACAGACACGATGCTAAAGCTCTTGAAGACCAGCCCCAGGGAGGAGCCTGTCATCTCCACCAAACAGCAGCTCTATGACAG GTCGTCTGATCTAAACCTCAGACACCGAAGGAGCATGGACAGtttgaggaaggagagagaagctCGTCTTCAGACATGCCGCCGGGCTCGAAGCCTCAGCCCCAGCAAGCACCCAAACTCATCTCTCCACGAGGTGGTGCAGGCTCAACGGCCTTCACCAAGCCGACGGAGGGAACACCTGCAGCAGATCCGCCAGGAAGTAGTGGAGGCCAGCAG AGTTCCTGACCCCCAGAGAAGAGGCAGTCAGTGTCCTCTCGATATCGAGCTTCTGCTGCGTGATTACACTCGCGCGCGAGAGGACGCGAGGGCAGAGATTGCCCGCGCACGAGAGCGGCTTCGTGAGCGGACGGAGCAGGAGAAGAGGAGACTACAGCAGCGAGGTCTCGCGCAGGCTGTGAAG GATGACCTGAGGCTTCGCACCCATGTCAGCAACAGCACCTTGTGCACAGGGTCCAACCTAAGTCTCTCCTCCGGACCTACGTCTGGCTACAACAGCAGCAATGCAGCTCTATTGAAAGACAGCACCTCCCCTTCACTACAG ATTCCTGGGATCTCAGATTCAGAGTTTCGAGTCGGCAGTCGACCTCCGGTCATCCCCTTTCAAAGCTTCAAGGCTCCCCGTGTATGGCTGTCAGCACAGG ATGTTCACCTGGAGACATCTCCCTCTGGATTGGAGCTTCAGTCATCCTCATCTCCATTGAGTCCACCCGCACGGCAGCGCACCTCTTCTGTCGGCCGGCCCTCGTCTATTTCCTCGTCTTTCCAAGACATCGCCGACTGTACTCTGTCCAGCGCCCTGTCAGAG GTTCGGTTAGCCTCCGGCGGAGACCTGAGGAATCTTCTGGCAGGAAAGGCTGCAGCTGGCTGGAG GTATCAGGGTGTGGAGCGTGGGGTTCAGATCTTCCATAGGCCCTCCACCAGGCCCACTGCTCACGGGTTTCTTGGAGCCATGGAGCTGGACAGACCCCTGGCTAATGTGTGGAGCTTGATCCGAGACCACTCCAAGACCCATCTCTACAATCAGTCCCTCAGGTCTGCCTGGACACGGCCCCTAGATGACAGCACGCAGCTAG TCTATCTGTTGACCGATCCGACCAACTGCCACCTTAAACAGCCGCGGGACTTTTGCTGCCTGAGCACAGAGTCCAAACAG GATGATATGTGGGTGTTGGCTATGCAGTCTGTGTTTGAGGAGTCTCTCCCTCGCCCCAACATGGACACCATTCGAGCAGAGATGCTCCCCAGTGCATGGGTACTGCAACCCAGCCAGGAGCAGGATCGAGTTGTGCTAAAAGTTATATATTTACTACAG GTGGATTTAGGAACTCCATCCCTGCCTAGTAAATTCCTGAATGTGGTGGCTCAGAAGCAAGCAGCTGTAATCGCAGACCTTGGGTCCTTTTTGTCCATGTGA